From Vicia villosa cultivar HV-30 ecotype Madison, WI unplaced genomic scaffold, Vvil1.0 ctg.000048F_1_1, whole genome shotgun sequence:
GGGACGGAAATTGCACAAAAAACGtaaaaaagggactaaaatagtagtttttaaaatagaggtatcaaaatcaagaaaagaacaaaatagggggactaaagttgcaattaagcctaaatttaattttattgaataataaaaGAAGGAGAGAGAAAAGAAGTGTGATAATGAGATGATAGAAGTGAGtttgaaggaaaagaaaaagttttaactATACACAAGTATACACAAGTATACTTTGAGGTTCTTTGAGGTTCAAGCGGGAAAATTAAAGTATGTATAACTATACACAAGTATACAAGTATCAATATATACGATATCtacaaaattcaaaaacaaaagaaaaactatCGTAATGCtatcaaatacaaaaatcaatccccggcaacgacgccattttgttgaaacgatagagggcaagcaacaaaagatttggaaatatttattcgggaatttatcgtctccacagggattggttGGAAAGAATTGTCGTTCTacagattcttagttcttgagttcgaGTTAAATGGGTTTTAAAGTAAAGTGCGAAAAAGTAAATTATAAACAGAACATAAATGCACTTTCGAGAGGAGAAACTAATTCGCACGAATGTAAAATACTCGTCACAAAATTAAACCTATCACTCCATTGCACTCAACTTAaaatactcgtcagaatcaccacatatccctcacatcaatttccctttctgcaacaccgacaagAGTTCAACCAtgttgctctttcgacgatgtatCAACTGGTCGAACAACAAAGAGGCATTAAACtccgatattatgtggatgttaacccaaAAACTATCTCTAGAATATAAAGCTAACatatatccccctaatcaagattcatgagctatatgtctataacaacacaaatccaaagtaTTTAAGCAAAACGATTAAGGAAACCCCGACAAAGaattgtaaagcaaactttatacaacaataGAGTAACAAATATACATGGATTTAGAGTAAACTGACAAAAAAATCCAACAAATAGAGAATACATAGAGATAAGAGAAGAAGAATCACAAATCTCCCAGTTTGTCAACTCTGATTGATGAGCAATCCGATTCTGGATCATCAAAATGAAAGCTTCATTGTTGTTTACAAGCTCTCTCTACTAAAAAATAGTTGTGATGGTGTTGGAACTAAAAAAATACCCAACACATACCTAAAAAATCTAATTTTCCCCGATTTATTGAATTCCAAAGTTACAGGGTGCGCTACGTGCACTCAGAGGACGCTGCGCGCAGTCTGTGTTGTCATGAAAAAAAATCAGCACTAGTTTTTTTGCCATAACTTgagactcgtaactccgatttgtgcCTGGTTCGAAgctttggaaagcttattcaGTTTCCTATCTAATAATGACTAAATATCAACAAAATTTATGATTACCAATTCTTTTAtttgagccttattcgttgatgaATTACTCAAAATCGCACATTTGAAGcggtgtctttgacactttattgctcatgctccaaatacgcatcaatacctacaaaatgaatagaaaactatcaaacggtaaataaataaataaaaaactctaAGAATAAATAATATGTATAATTATAACGAAAACGTACACATTCACGCACAAGTTGAGGAAAATATGATGATAAATGCCGTAAAACTATATATAAGAATAACTACACTTTGACACTTATCTAACTCTCTccaacttaaacttgtttgtccttaaacaaaaatcaaataactCAAAAAATCAAAAGTAATAACTGAAAGAATCGTGAATCAACTAGTTTTTAAAACGGAAGACAAATGtatggttcaaacaaaaacgcatAATAAgataaatacttaccacaatcctacaaaaacaatatataaacaaaacAATTACTAAGTACAAAAGTCATGCTAATCATTCTAAAACAATAAAAgttcacatcatgaatcacacataGCAAAATTCATCAATAGATGAAAAACACGCAAAAGCGAGGGAGTTTGACACTCATCCAAAATtattgcaaacaaaagactaaattatgcattcatccaaaaactaTATTGAAAATACAAAGGCAAGAATCACAAGGCTTTTCAAGGTTTTAATGTGGTTTGGTtaacaaacaaaatataattcttaaatctaatcgaaacaaaaacttgcttaAATCTAAGGtagtgatcaatccacaaagtttcaagcaacaaaatctcaatcaaacttcttctttatcACAAGTTGTCCAACCAAAACATAATACTTATTTGCACAATTATTCCatactctttttttctttttcaatgctttttctccttttttctttctttttcttttctttcttttatacattttttttctttttcaacctcatagcaacaaccaaataagtagcaaccattttttctccccaacttgaattcaactaaAATGaaagtgtgaatactccctactttctaaggcaatgtaaaaattcaaaccaaaaatcaagGTTGAGGGTtctagaaaataaataattaacattcATACAAAAAGGAGAACCAAACACTCATCGACAAGTATTTAGCAAAaccaacatggacattgacaaaaggctcaaaagggatacaaataatcacacactcacaaggtgaattaacTATTTGGTCAAgctagttgtgctcaaaatgaaataaaagattaagcaaaataaaatccagttaaaacaagaattgtggCCTCCAACTTATATGAACAATGAAAATCTTCCTCATATTTATGGGTAAAAagagaactaaagtgattcaatcaaaaaAGCAAGTAATGaaaaaagaatgaatggcatgatAAGTGTACAAATAAAATTTTtcataaacatgttatgctaaagcgataaatgagaaccttgcaacGTACAACTTTGAACAATATCATTACCGCATAATTGGCATGTTGAAACAATCAAACTCGGAGAATCaccaaatgcgacttcaagtGATCATGCCAAAATTTGAgttcaaacaacaacaaaaagaattaaaaatattactattaattactatactataaagccttggtggaAGTGGAAAAAAGGAGATCCAagtgaaaaaataaaaagaattcacTAGCTCTGCACAGCAGggcgcgctaagcgcgctacaccagaaccAGAAAACCAGTCCAACAGACAGTAATTCTGATGCAACTCCACTTATCACCTACACATCTCATTTACATAACTAAACagaatttacaaaagttggaCTGGCTCCCAACAaacgcttgttttacgtcgttagttCGACGCATTTATTGTCCTCGGGTAGTAACTTCCTCCACGACAGGCCAATGTTTTTGCCTCAATGCAACCTAAAGAAAATATCCTAACCACACACTTGAACAAATGTTACGATACAATATAATTTACAACAATACATAAACAACACACATGTGCACATACTTGAACAAtaagaaaaacacaatttttacaaaACGGAATGGTGAAAATGaaaaaacaagttgaaaagtgaagatttgtaattaaagagctaatccgagttcaacttgtttagtcagttCACCAAACAAAATTGAAGTATGTATAACTATACACAAGTATACAAGTATTAATATATATGATATctacaaaactaaaaaaaaaagaaactatcGTAATGCTATCAAATACCAAAACCAATCCCTgacaacgacgccattttgttgaagcggtagagggcaagcaacaaaagatttggaaatatttatccgagaattatcgtctccacagggactggTTAGCAAGAATTgacgttcgacggattcttagttttTGATTTCGAGTTAATTGGGTTTTaaagtaaagtgcagaaaagtaaattataaacagaaaataaatgCACTTTCGAGAGGAGAAACTAATCTGAAACGAATGTAAACTACTCATCACAAACGTAAACCTATCACTCTGTTGCACTTAActtacaatactcgtcagaatcaccacatatccctcacatcaatgtgcatttctgcaacaccgatgaGAGTTCAACCATATTTCCCTTTCAACGATGTCTCAACCAGTTGAACAACACAGAGGAATTAAATTCCGTTATTacgtggatgttaaccccaaaccTATCTCTAGAATATAAAGCTAACAAATATCctcctaatcaagattcatgagctatatgtctataacaacacaaatccaaagcatttaagtaaaaagatcaaggaaacaccgacaaagatttgtaaatcaaactttatacaacaataGAGTAACAAATATACATAGGTTTACAGTAAACTTACAAAAAATCCAACAAATAGAGAATACATAGAGATAAGAGAAGAAGAATCAAAAATTTCTCGGTTTGTCAACTCTGATTGAAGAGTAATCTGAATCCGGATCATCAAAATAAAAGCTTCATTGTTGTTTTCAAGCTCTCTCTACTAAAAAAATGGTTGTGATGGTGTTGgaactcaaaaatacccaacccataccTAAAAAAAATCTAACTTTTCTCCGATTTTTTGAATTCCAAAGTCACAGAGCGCGCTACGCGCACTCGCAGTGCACTACGCGCAGTCTGTGCTGTCATGAAAAAAATCAACACTAGTGTTTTTTCCATAATTTAAGAACTGTAACTCCAATTTGCGCTCGGTTCGAAACGTTGGAAAGATTAATCAATTTCCTTAACAATGactaaatataaacaaaattgatgatttcctcttctttgatttgagccttattcgttgatgaATTGCTCATAATCGTGCGTTTGAAatggtgtcttcgacactttattactcatgctccaaatacgcatcaatacctacaaaatgaatagaaaactatcaaacggtatataaatgaatcaaaaactctaAGTATACATAATATGTACAATTATAACAAAAACGTACGTATTCACGcacaagttgaggaaaaagagacgATAAGTGTCGTAAAACTATATACAAGAATAACTACACTTTGGCACTTACCAATATTTTcaaataatatatgtttatatgCAAGTAACTCTTTAATCTTGTGAAACCTCACATAAATATGCTTGGTCCTGACATGATAGACATGATTGTTTGTCAAATAAATGGCAATCTGAATATCATAATGCAACCAAACTCTACCTTGCTCAACATCAAATTATCTCACCAATCATGTAAGCCATAAGGCTTCTTTGACAGCTTCACCTTCTCGCATGTACTTTTCTTTAATTGTCGATATGGTCTGTATGAATTGAATCAATGATTTTCAACAAAGAGGTTCTCTTGTTAAAATAAAGACGTACTCTTTTATAGACCTTCTATCAGCCATGTCACAAGCACAATATGATTCACATATCCTACAGCTGAAAAATCACCATGTCCAATGATACCATGACCCGATGTACCCTTCAAGTACCTGAAAATCCACTTGAATACTTCTTATTGACGCTTTCTCGACTTAGACATCAACTTACAAACTTGTGTTACAACTTCTGCCAAATATGGTCTAATGCATATCATAATATAGATTAAACAACCAACATCACAAAGGAACCTTTGAGATATACTCAACTTCTACATCTATGTTTTTACATTGACCAATTGATATTCAATTCACCAATGGAGAATTCACAACCTTTgaattacttatgtcaaacttgTCTAGCACATTTTTAACATAGCTTTTTTGAGATAGCTATAATTTTCTATCATATCCCTGTTAATTTCTATGCCAAGAATCTTCTTAGCAACACCTAAATCTTTCATGTCAAACTCCTTTCCAACTTTATTTTCAATTGATATATGTCATAATTATTAGTAGCAATCAACATATCATCGAAcatacaataaaattaaaataaaatattcatcatCAAGGCTCCTAACGTAAACACAACAGTCATATCACACCTTTTGTAGCCAATATGAAGCATGTATGTATCAAAGTGCTTATACCATTTCCTTGAAGATTACTTTAAGTCATACAAATACCTCTTCAATTTACTTATCAGTCTTCCATGTCAAGTGTCACCGAACCTCTATGATTGTTCCATGTAAATTTGCTCCTCTATATTACCGTGAAGAAATGCTGTCTTCTCATCCATCTTCTCCAAATACATGTCCTGACTATCTATTAATTTTAACACTGCATTTATAGAAGTATATTTGACAATTAGAGAGAAATTCTCATTATAGTCAATCCCTTTTTATTATGAGTACCCCTTTTTTATAAGACGAGTCTTGAACTTTTCCCATTATTTTTCTGTTATTGCATTTTCTTTTTAACGCCTACTTAAAAATGATGACTCTTTTCTCTTAGGAAGTTGAACCAGCTCTCATGTCTCATTTTACTTCAAGGGGTTAATCTCCCCCACCATTGAACCCACCCACTTATCTTTCTTCTAATTAGATATAGCCTCTTGGGAGGGAGCAAAAGTTGGATCCTAGTATGGATAATGGTTAATAATGTGGGTGACTGATACTTGTGAGAAAAATTATTGAATTCAAATATGAGTAATTAAGTACTACATCAAATAGAAATGGTGGAAATCTTGGATTTATAAAAGAAAGAGCCAATATCCGTGATGCCTTTAGATTTTAGATGGATATGTGGTGTCATGTTTTTTTAGATCCTGAATATTGAGTCCATTGACACTCCCAAACTCCCCCAATAACTTGTGGAACTCAATCTCAATGATTAATAATGTGTATTTACTCTAAAATGCTTATAATGTTTTGTAAAGGAACTCCATAAGCAATTTATCACCTTTCCACGTTGCAACTTGGAACCAATTTGTTCCTTTGATAATATCAATGCTAAAATGGAGGTTGTTAAATAACAAAATTTCTACAAATACAACTTAGAGAAATATATCATCACTTTGTCCGATGAAATTCTTTGCACTAGTAGTTGCAGCTCAATTTTTTTGTGAATGTGCATTCTTTAGCAAGGTCTGTCATTTTATATTAGAAAAAGTTTCAAACTGTTACGTCTAAATAATTAGGTGATCAGTTTAACTGATTGAGTTTGAGAAGTCATAATAAATGggatcaatttaatttaatttaatttgagtgACGTGTGTTTGATCGACTAATCCTTTTTTTTTAGGCGATTAACAGAGGAATTTAAAAAGTGTTTGTTTTTAGTTTGAGGATTTTTACACTAATCTTTTGTTACTCTTTTTTAACATTTGTCTATTTTGTATTCAAATTTATTTCAACACGTCTTGTTCTTAGttctattttaatatttatttgtttattcattaaaaaaaaggaataatccaaaaattaatGACTAACAAGTGCTTATTAGCCGTCAAACCTtgattgaaagtaaataacaataGTGAAGATTACTAGATATTACAATCTTTAAAACATGGAAATGGATATTCAAAGTTTAAAGCTTCTATTGCAACAAAAAACTTTCTTATTTAAAACATGAAAACTAAGTAAAGCAAATAAAAACCACATATAATAAACTAAAATGACTTAATATTGAATTTGAACGGGCTCAAGATCATTATCAATTGAAGCTTTAACAGCATCAATAACCACTTGTGTTTTCCTACTAATAATCCCCCACTTATTCTCAACTTTGGAATTTCCCAACTTAATCTCACCAACCAAATTAGCAAACTCTTTAACCATAAGTGCTTCTTGTGGAATATCACTTTTAACAATAATCTCCTTTGGTTTAGGACTCCAACCAATAGAAAGATGATCAAAATCAGAATTTGAACTTGTTCTAAACAAAGCATCATTCTCTTCATTAGGTATAACATAATCATGAACACGCAATGACCCTTTTGTCCCTATTGCTGTTATATCCATAGTTATGTTTGAGAAAAAGGAACAAAAGAAAGTTGCTATTCGGTTATCTTCCCATAACAAAGAAGCCTCACAGGAcaaaattacccctgcttcgttGTATTTTGGTTTGTGTAATGCTTTTGCTGTTTTGGGTAATTCGTAATTTGATGCCCATAAAATTGCTCTAATGCAATACCAACCCGTGTCACCAAGTGCACCTAGTGCATCAAGATCTGGTTTCATCCGAATGTCGTTTTCTAGAAAATATGGAGTCACACCGTATGAAAGTGTTACATGGACCTACAATGATAAAAGACATGATTAACCATACCAAGTAAATTCTATTTAAGTCAAATTAGGAAGATACGCGTGCTCTTTGAACgagtaaatttatttgatattgtataaaatatatttagacacatgtaaatttaaaatgagtagtttaattataaatgaacaataatcatataaacttaattatattaaataatcattttaaaaaaaagaacatGGGAGATGTAGAGAGGTTCAATATTGAACCGGTCCAATAGAAAACTGCAAAACTGAACCATATCGAAACTGCAAAAATTCTCATTTGATTCGGATGTGTTTGAGTCATTTTCTAACAGAACCGCATGGTTCAGTTCGATTTGTATtttgcaaaccaaaccaaactaaaccaaacTGCATTATCAGGTCATTAGAAGGAAGAACCGCCATAAAAAAATTATGTTGCAAAATCTTACTAACCAATAtacttttctttaatttttagagAAATCAACAATACAAGTATTATGTgtataattttatcatattttttgtatgtaatttattttaatttacatatcatcaaaaaataaactattatttatttataattattattttgacaaaatatattttatcatatttttttgtaTGGTATTATTTAAGACACAATTTTATGtatcaaattataaatttattttgacaattataaactttttatggtaatgtatgaacgattatacacaaaattatattttcctaTATATCtatatgtatggttcaataattttttgttaaaaaccgaaccgcattagtttggtttggtttggttaaagccaaccgaaccaaactgaaCCACACCGCAAACACCCTTAGTGAGATGTAGATTTTTTTTCTTAacagttaaaaataaaattgtctctcaaataaagataattatagattaaaataaaacagatattatattgataatgacccgtgataaaaaaatatttgataggatataaaatgtatttagatacaaatgtaaaatttaaaataatttacttaattgtaaaatgaataataatcatacaaTTAAGTAAAAAGAAACCACGAGATGgtgaaagaaaaattaatatttaaaaaataaggattttgtttttttttaattaagaaaataattgattaaagtAAAATAGATAATGTGTTAATAATGActcgtaaaataaataaatttttaaatttattaaaattataaatatatatactattattGTTTTTAGTGATACTAAATAAATggagaaaaaaatttaataagaattttgttttttaaattaagaaaataattgactaaaataaaatagatattgtgttaATAATGACCCtgagataaataaatttttaattttattaaaattaaaaatatatattattattattagcgatactaaataaataaagagaaaaaaattaaaatgaaagtaagaaaatgtgaagaaaaaaaattgggagatatttaaaattttaatcaagAGAATGAGTGTGTAATATTTGATTGTAATTTAATTTATGAAAGTTGAAAAATAAATGCCACATATCATGTTGTAATACATGTTGTAATAggatatgaaaatgaaaaaaaaaaatagttgatTATTTAAATGCCCTTTTTTAGTGAAAAATTTTGTGGTAAAAGGGCAATTTAAGAAGTTTATGCAATAGATTTTTAATAGATAGATAGCAGACTCAAACCCGCATCCCTGAAGATTAGAGTGTTCAAATCTAAATcgatttaaataaaaattgtaggccgattcaaaaaatcaaatattattaaaattgtttaAATGTAATTTTGTGAAAACTGTTCAGATTAAACTACAGAAGGAGtactgtttattaattttgtttaatttatttatttataaaattttaagtgTCTCGACCATAATCGATTATTTTgattttgtaatattaatttttattatattatatgttatattaaattaaatctacttttttagtattattaaaaaattaatatattaaaaaatcgaTACAAGTTAAATCAAATGAAATTCGATTAGATCGAATCAGATTTTGAAAATTGAATGGAACTCCATATAACTTTATCTTTGAATTGAATTAATTTTTGCCTCAAAACTGTTTTAATTGGATCGCAAACATACCTAATGTGACAATACCTCCTAActgagcaattcttgcatggacacgaatctagggtgtgtttgtttgatGGATTAAATTTACAATCTTGCGAATGTTATTCCTAGGAATGTTAATCCTTGGAAAATAGTTCCCATCAATTTGTTTGGCAAGTTATTTAGGTTCCTATGCataattcaaaattttattttatttataattttaaattattaaaaattaatattaaaatattaaaataatatataaatgagCAGTTATAGGTGGTTATTTTTTATTCTGATGGGAATGTTAGATTTCCACCCATTAACATGGGAATAAATCTTTAAAATTTTATGAGTAAATTTTATTCCAAGGAATAAAAAGTACCTaagaataatttattaaaacttCAAACAATCATGGGAATATGAGATTCCCAACCTCACATTCCCAGGAACCCTATTTAAATCCATGAAACAAACACTAAATCCACATTTTTAGGAACAGCCAATAAGAAAGAgtgatttttaaatttattttaattttaattttatttttaattggattcatggggtggttgaaattatgaaggagagagaaaaatcaaaatttatttttaattatttaaaattctgtgattgattgtgtgtaaaacaatttcttaaGTATCTGTCCACCTACAAATTTTCCTAACTCCTAATCTCAATGACATGGAcacaattaaaacaattaatatataaaattaatatatgagAAATGATAGAGTATTATATGATAGAGAGTATAATTTAGTATTTAAGTTTATTAGTAATTTATATAAGTTCTagttttatttgtattgttatttatttgggCCTTTATTAATATTTGGGCTTTTAGTTTGTTACCCAATAGTAacattatatattgtagtctcattgagacattagggtatgaatcaaaacaaaatgaa
This genomic window contains:
- the LOC131623064 gene encoding uncharacterized oxidoreductase At4g09670-like, giving the protein MAKQETKPIRFGILGCAEIARKVSRAIILSPNATLYAIGSRSLEKAKTFAASNNFPSHAKVYGSYDAVLDDPNVDAVYVPLPTSLHLHWAVLAAQKKKHLLLEKPVALNVGELDKILEACEANGVQYMDATMWMHHPRTEQMFQFLSDPNLFGSLQSVHVTLSYGVTPYFLENDIRMKPDLDALGALGDTGWYCIRAILWASNYELPKTAKALHKPKYNEAGVILSCEASLLWEDNRIATFFCSFFSNITMDITAIGTKGSLRVHDYVIPNEENDALFRTSSNSDFDHLSIGWSPKPKEIIVKSDIPQEALMVKEFANLVGEIKLGNSKVENKWGIISRKTQVVIDAVKASIDNDLEPVQIQY